One Rosa chinensis cultivar Old Blush chromosome 5, RchiOBHm-V2, whole genome shotgun sequence genomic region harbors:
- the LOC112164326 gene encoding G-type lectin S-receptor-like serine/threonine-protein kinase LECRK4 gives RSNKWNQRRNREGFFWNCLQRIIQIGSGVQVAVKNFNCVIQDGEKEFKTELNIIGQTHHKNLVHLVGYCDEGQQRSLVYEFLSNGTLASFLFGDEKPSWRQRMEIACGVAKGLLYLHEECTTQIILCDIKPQNILLDDNYIAWISDFGLAKLLMTNQSKTHTAIRGTKGYVAPEWFRNTAIATKVDVSSFGVVLPEIICCRRSVDMENNCEEKAISTDWVYDCYRER, from the coding sequence agaagcaacaaatggaatcaACGAAGAAATAGGGAAGGGTTCTTTTGGAATTGTTTACAAAGGATAATACAAATTGGTTCGGGTGTCCAGGTGGCTGTGAAGAACTTCAACTGCGTGATACAAGATGGTGAGAAGGAATTCAAGACGGAACTGAACATTATTGGTCAGACACATCACAAGAATCTGGTTCACCTAGTTGGATATTGTGATGAGGGACAACAGCGATCACTAGTATATGAATTCTTGAGCAATGGAACACTAGCAAGCTTCCTTTTTGGTGATGAGAAACCCAGTTGGAGGCAGCGAATGGAAATTGCTTGTGGTGTTGCCAAAGGGCTTCTGTATTTGCATGAAGAGTGTACCACGCAAATCATCCTTTGTGATATAAAGCCTCAGAACATTCTTCTTGATGATAATTACATTGCTTGGATCTCTGATTTTGGCTTGGCGAAACTATTGATGACGAATCAGAGCAAGACGCATACTGCCATTAGAGGAACAAAAGGGTATGTTGCACCTGAGTGGTTTAGGAACACGGCGATCGCTACCAAAGTTGATGTGTCTAGCTTTGGAGTTGTGCTGCCAGAGATCATTTGCTGCAGGAGAAGTGTTGATATGGAAAATAACTGTGAAGAGAAAGCAATTTCGACTGATTGGGTTTATGATTGCTACCGGGAGCGTTAG
- the LOC112164328 gene encoding G-type lectin S-receptor-like serine/threonine-protein kinase LECRK3, with product MAFEQQYSICFLLVLLPLPFFTIAQSYKNISLSSSITAQEDSDPHWASPSGEFAFGFRKIGNAGFLLAIWFENIQEKTIVWSANRNNPVQQGSSVEFSAEGELSLTDIGTGKRTNIADGQSRDTGVAYAAMLDTGNFVLATRNSTYLWQSFDHPTDTILPTQTLNLNSSLFAQLTATNYSEGRFKFVLDSGGNLTLYTMNYAFKSTNFPYLKVQTGSGFQVIFNQSGSIYLIAQNGSMLGDPVLEDLVSTQDVYQRATLDYDGVLRHYKHPKNTDSAWSSYSYIPPNICTAIQEYTGGGACGFNSLCKQEDSAHTNCSCPPSYIHVDQDDERKGCKQNFVPQSCDKASSETDLFELKELKLTDWPGGDYEYFQNVSKEQCKQSCLADCFCAIAYFNEINSACWKKGIPLVNGRIDEDVKGLAQVKIRKGQAKEKGSLTLLIIGGVIIIISTSLVVFIITHLVSSHAKVSRLNPGVQGMNLKCFTFMELKEATNGFKEELGRGAFATVFKGVLASDTGKYIAVKRLNAVVKEHDLEFKAEVSAIGGTNHRNLVQLLGFCNEGQHQLLVYEYMSNGSLATFLFGEPRPNWNTRKKIALGTARGLLYLHEECSNQIIHCDIKPQNILLDDSFTARIADFGVCKLLKSDQTRTATRIRGTKGYVAPEWFKSMPVTVKVDVYSYGMVLLEIVCCRKNYEPEAPAEDEIILADWAYDCYKQKKLHLLWQNVGDDQEMDGIEKLEKYLMIAFWCIQEDPSVRPTIKKVTQMLEGTVEVTVPPNLSSLYVQYK from the coding sequence ATGGCTTTTGAACAGCAATATTCTATATGCTTTCTGCTTGTCCTTCTACCGCTTCCCTTTTTCACCATTGCTCAAAGTTACAAAAACATATCTCTTAGCTCATCCATTACTGCACAGGAGGACAGTGACCCTCACTGGGCCTCCCCGTCTGGGGAGTTCGCGTTCGGCTTCAGAAAAATTGGCAATGCCGGCTTCTTACTAGCCATCTGGTTTGAAAATATACAAGAAAAGACTATAGTCTGGTCAGCCAATCGCAATAATCCAGTGCAACAAGGATCGAGCGTTGAATTCTCTGCAGAAGGCGAGCTTAGTCTCACTGATATTGGAACAGGCAAACGAACAAACATTGCTGATGGTCAGTCTAGGGATACTGGAGTTGCCTATGCTGCCATGCTGGACACTGGAAATTTCGTTCTGGCAACCCGAAATTCAACCTATTTGTGGCAGAGTTTTGATCATCCAACTGATACCATCCTTCCCACACAGACCCTGAATCTAAACAGCAGTCTCTTTGCCCAACTTACAGCAACAAATTACTCCGAAGGAAGATTCAAGTTTGTTCTAGATTCCGGTGGAAATCTTACGCTTTATACAATGAATTATGCATTCAAGAGTACTAACTTTCCTTACTTGAAAGTTCAAACTGGCAGTGGCTTTCAGGTCATCTTCAACCAATCTGGATCTATATACCTCATAGCACAGAACGGAAGCATGCTTGGTGATCCGGTCTTAGAAGATCTAGTTTCCACTCAAGACGTCTACCAGAGAGCAACTCTTGACTATGATGGAGTTTTGAGGCACTATAAGCACCCGAAGAACACCGACTCTGCTTGGTCCTCTTATAGCTACATACCTCCAAATATATGCACAGCAATTCAGGAATATACAGGGGGTGGTGCATGTGGGTTTAACAGCTTATGTAAACAGGAGGATTCAGCTCATACTAATTGCTCATGTCCTCCGAGTTACATCCACGTTGACCAAGATGATGAGAGGAAAGGGTGCAAGCAAAACTTTGTTCCCCAAAGTTGTGATAAAGCCTCATCAGAAACAGACCTCTTTGAATTAAAAGAGCTAAAATTAACCGATTGGCCTGGTGGAGATTATGAGTATTTCCAGAACGTTAGTAAGGAACAGTGCAAGCAAAGCTGCTTAGCCGATTGTTTCTGTGCCATTGCCTATTTCAATGAAATAAATAGTGCTTGTTGGAAGAAGGGAATCCCTCTTGTGAACGGGAGGATCGACGAAGATGTTAAAGGGTTAGCTCAGGTGAAAATAAGGAAAGGACAGGCAAAAGAAAAAGGTAGTCTAACTCTGCTCATCATTGGAGGAGTGATCATTATAATATCAACCAGCTTGGTTGTCTTTATAATAACCCATCTGGTTAGTTCTCATGCAAAGGTCAGTCGACTTAATCCTGGGGTTCAAGGCATGAATCTGAAATGTTTCACTTTCATGGAGCTAAAAGAAGCCACCAACGGATTCAAGGAGGAGCTAGGTCGTGGTGCTTTTGCAACAGTTTTCAAAGGAGTTTTAGCATCTGATACTGGGAAGTACATTGCTGTCAAAAGATTGAACGCTGTGGTCAAAGAACATGATTTGGAATTCAAAGCTGAAGTGAGCGCAATTGGCGGAACAAATCACAGAAATTTAGTCCAACTACTCGGATTTTGTAATGAGGGGCAACACCAGCTTCTTGTGTATGAGTACATGAGCAATGGCTCTCTAGCAACCTTCCTCTTCGGAGAGCCAAGACCAAACTGgaatacaagaaaaaaaattgcctTAGGAACCGCAAGAGGGCTCTTGTATTTGCATGAGGAGTGCAGCAACCAAATCATACATTGTGACATTAAGCCTCAAAACATTCTTCTAGACGATTCTTTCACAGCAAGAATAGCAGACTTTGGGGTATGCAAGCTTCTGAAATCTGACCAAACTCGAACAGCTACTAGAATCAGAGGCACAAAAGGTTATGTTGCTCCTGAATGGTTCAAAAGTATGCCTGTCACAGTGAAGGTTGATGTTTACAGCTATGGCATGGTGTTGTTGGAGATTGTTTGCTGCAGGAAAAACTACGAACCAGAAGCACCAGCTGAAGATGAAATTATATTAGCCGATTGGGCATACGATTGCTATAAGCAAAAGAAACTGCATCTGTTGTGGCAGAATGTAGGCGACGATCAGGAAATGGATGGCATCGAAAAGTTGGAAAAGTATTTGATGATTGCATTTTGGTGCATTCAAGAGGATCCATCAGTAAGACCTACCATAAAGAAAGTGACACAGATGCTCGAAGGGACTGTTGAGGTCACAGTGCCTCCAAATCTGTCCTCATTATATGTTCAATATAAGTGA